One Kribbella sp. NBC_00662 genomic region harbors:
- a CDS encoding enoyl-CoA hydratase/isomerase family protein, whose protein sequence is MGEFVNLTVSDGVGTIRLDRPKMNALNVQVQEEIRAAATAAAEDDAVRAVVIYGGERVFAAGADIKEMADMSYADMAKRSGPLQSSLSAVAAIPKPTVAAITGYALGGGCELALCADYRIAADDAKLGQPEILLGIIPGAGGTQRLSRLVGPSKAKDLIYTGRFVDAAESLAIGLVDKVVPAASVYEEAVAWASQFSRGAAMALRAAKESIDSGLGVDLATGLEIERQQFAALFATEDRGIGMKSFVENGPGKAEFKGK, encoded by the coding sequence ATGGGTGAGTTCGTCAACCTGACCGTGAGTGATGGGGTCGGGACGATCCGGCTGGATCGGCCCAAGATGAACGCACTGAACGTCCAGGTCCAGGAGGAGATCCGGGCTGCTGCCACCGCGGCCGCCGAGGACGACGCCGTACGGGCCGTAGTCATCTACGGCGGCGAGCGGGTGTTCGCGGCCGGCGCGGACATCAAGGAGATGGCCGACATGTCGTACGCCGACATGGCCAAGCGCTCCGGTCCGTTGCAATCCTCTCTCTCCGCGGTCGCCGCGATCCCGAAGCCGACCGTTGCCGCGATCACCGGATACGCGCTCGGCGGCGGTTGCGAGCTCGCGCTCTGCGCCGACTACCGGATCGCCGCCGACGACGCCAAGCTCGGCCAGCCGGAGATCCTGCTCGGCATCATCCCGGGCGCCGGCGGTACGCAGCGCCTGTCCCGCCTGGTCGGCCCGTCCAAGGCCAAGGACCTGATCTACACCGGTCGCTTCGTCGACGCCGCCGAGTCGCTGGCGATCGGTCTGGTCGACAAGGTCGTCCCGGCCGCTTCCGTCTACGAAGAAGCGGTTGCCTGGGCGTCGCAGTTCTCGCGCGGAGCCGCGATGGCACTCCGCGCGGCCAAGGAATCGATCGACTCCGGACTGGGCGTCGACCTGGCCACCGGCCTGGAGATCGAGCGGCAGCAGTTCGCCGCGCTGTTCGCCACCGAGGACCGTGGGATCGGCATGAAGTCCTTCGTCGAGAACGGTCCCGGCAAAGCTGAGTTCAAGGGAAAGTGA
- a CDS encoding Gfo/Idh/MocA family protein — protein MTLKVALASFAHVHAGSYAHLLAAMPDVEVLSADPDGASAPDEGPRGAELAKLFGIPYVDTYDELFDWGPDAVIVTSENAGHRALVERAASVGAHVLCEKPLATEVADGEAMLAACEAAGVILMVAYPVRFAPSYLQLRANVEAGRLGDVFAVLGTNNGKIPYAARQWFVDAKQAGGGAMVDHTVHCADLIDGLTGGASATRVYAASNRILHQDKGVEVETGGLVTINYDNGLLATIDFSWSVPDNGPTWGGVSLQVTGTNGSVEIEPFLPHVGGTDASGEVFLGIGGNLDAAMVDTFLDAVRTSGPAVTGQPPAVVPQPDGAVGLRTLKIVDAARRSAASGQAVDL, from the coding sequence ATGACCCTGAAGGTTGCTCTGGCTTCGTTTGCCCACGTCCACGCCGGGTCGTACGCGCATCTGCTGGCTGCGATGCCGGACGTCGAAGTACTGTCCGCCGACCCCGACGGTGCATCCGCACCCGACGAAGGTCCGCGGGGCGCTGAACTCGCCAAGCTGTTCGGCATCCCGTACGTCGACACGTACGACGAACTGTTCGACTGGGGACCCGACGCCGTCATCGTGACGTCCGAGAACGCCGGCCACCGCGCACTGGTCGAGCGGGCTGCCTCGGTTGGTGCACACGTGCTCTGTGAGAAGCCGCTGGCCACCGAGGTCGCCGACGGAGAGGCGATGCTCGCCGCGTGCGAGGCGGCGGGTGTGATCCTGATGGTCGCGTACCCGGTCCGGTTCGCGCCGTCGTACCTGCAGCTGCGGGCGAACGTCGAGGCCGGTCGGCTCGGCGACGTGTTCGCCGTACTCGGGACGAACAACGGCAAGATCCCGTATGCCGCGCGCCAGTGGTTCGTCGACGCCAAGCAGGCCGGTGGGGGAGCGATGGTCGACCACACCGTGCACTGCGCGGACCTGATCGACGGCCTGACCGGCGGTGCGTCCGCCACCCGCGTGTACGCCGCGTCGAACCGGATCCTGCATCAGGACAAGGGGGTGGAGGTGGAGACCGGCGGTCTGGTGACGATCAACTACGACAACGGGCTGCTGGCAACCATCGACTTCTCCTGGAGCGTCCCGGACAACGGCCCGACCTGGGGCGGCGTCTCGCTGCAGGTCACCGGCACCAACGGCTCGGTGGAGATCGAGCCGTTCCTCCCGCACGTCGGCGGCACGGATGCCTCCGGTGAGGTGTTCCTGGGAATCGGCGGCAACCTGGACGCCGCCATGGTCGACACCTTCCTGGATGCGGTCCGCACGTCCGGCCCTGCGGTCACCGGTCAGCCGCCTGCCGTCGTACCCCAACCAGACGGCGCCGTAGGCCTTCGCACCCTGAAGATCGTCGACGCCGCCCGCCGCTCCGCGGCGTCCGGCCAAGCAGTCGATCTTTAG
- a CDS encoding Gfo/Idh/MocA family protein: MSEELAGLTVGLIGAGNISHVHVAAWKALGARVVVHSLEGAEDLSEQYGLEVAASLDGCLAEAEFVDIVTPSATHKEITLAAIKAGKNVICEKPLTLTAADSHEVIDAARAAGVRLYPAHVVRFFPEYKAAYDAIQAGRIGEVAVARFYRQASSPAGAGWYRDVAHSGGVIMDLMVHDLDQARWLCGEVTTVYAVQNPPTVDGISPVNVAAHVTLTHESGAISHCRATWGATGTTFQTGFQVAGSTGVLKFTSAGDTGYKEELQDGGAGGDLLIPASTLGESPYLTQLRELAIALRGGPEPRVLASDGATAVYLAEAARASMESGQPIDMKTFVSSGAVA, from the coding sequence ATGTCGGAAGAGCTTGCCGGTCTGACCGTGGGTCTGATCGGTGCGGGCAACATCAGCCATGTGCACGTGGCTGCGTGGAAGGCCCTCGGGGCCCGGGTCGTGGTGCACTCGCTGGAGGGCGCCGAGGACCTGTCGGAGCAGTACGGGCTGGAGGTCGCGGCGTCGCTGGACGGTTGCCTGGCCGAGGCCGAGTTCGTCGACATCGTCACACCGTCGGCGACGCACAAGGAGATCACGCTGGCCGCGATCAAGGCGGGCAAGAACGTGATCTGCGAGAAGCCGCTGACGCTCACCGCGGCCGACTCGCACGAGGTGATCGACGCGGCGCGGGCAGCCGGCGTTCGGTTGTACCCGGCGCACGTGGTGCGGTTCTTCCCGGAGTACAAGGCGGCGTACGACGCGATCCAGGCCGGACGGATCGGTGAGGTAGCGGTGGCGCGGTTCTACCGGCAGGCGTCCTCGCCCGCCGGCGCCGGCTGGTACCGCGACGTGGCCCACTCCGGCGGCGTGATCATGGACCTGATGGTGCACGACCTCGACCAGGCACGCTGGCTGTGCGGCGAGGTCACCACGGTGTACGCCGTACAGAACCCGCCGACTGTCGACGGCATCAGCCCGGTCAACGTCGCGGCGCATGTCACGCTCACTCACGAGAGTGGGGCGATCAGCCACTGCCGGGCGACCTGGGGTGCGACGGGTACGACGTTCCAGACCGGGTTCCAGGTGGCAGGGTCGACCGGCGTACTGAAGTTCACGTCGGCCGGCGACACGGGCTACAAGGAGGAGCTGCAGGACGGCGGTGCCGGCGGCGACCTGCTGATCCCGGCGTCGACGCTGGGGGAGAGCCCTTACCTCACGCAACTGCGTGAGCTGGCCATCGCGCTGCGCGGTGGACCGGAGCCGCGGGTGCTGGCGTCCGACGGCGCGACCGCCGTCTATCTGGCCGAGGCGGCGCGTGCGTCGATGGAGTCCGGCCAGCCGATCGACATGAAGACCTTCGTCTCGAGTGGAGCAGTGGCATGA
- the glgX gene encoding glycogen debranching protein GlgX, with product MVQTDGTTFTLWAPAAERVELALIADDGSQRNLDLSHTGEFWTGFVPGVGAGQRYGYRVHGPFDPSHGLRFNPSKLLLDPYARAVDGSLDFSSPLIYDSSDGDSAGHVPVGVVVADSDPPPPISRPVHWGETVIYELHTKGFTKRHPDVPEHQQGTYAGLAHPSVIRYLTDLGVTSVELLPIHHFLTEPSIAARGLPNYWGYNSLGFFAPHAPYSSSGSRGEQVAEFKAMVAAFHAAGIEVILDVVYNHTAEGGFDGPTLSFRGIDNRAYYRLAHGAAMYDVTGTGNSVDTSHPQVRRLVMDSLRYWVEEMGVDGFRFDLAVTLVRNERHEVDIPGHPFLAEVAADPVLGRVKLIAEPWDVGPFGYQVGNFGPPWSEWNGKFRDSVRDVWRNTSDGVKDLAYRLSGSSDLYGDDGRYPYASINFVTAHDGFTLRDLVSYDHKHNEANREDNRDGTDDNRSWNCGVEGETDDRRVIALRKRQMANLMSTLILSTGVPMITAGDECGRTQHGNNNAYCQDNEISWFDWSLPAAWSDQLELTKQLIALRSAHPALRQWHYFSGGPVVPGGRKDLSWIAPHGGEMTDADWFDGNLRTIGMFLAGDALRATDAEGNALTDSSFLLALNATPQTQPVVVPDASWAPAYEVVLDTSHSMVTEVEAGATVPLAPRCLVLLRAL from the coding sequence GTGGTCCAGACCGATGGGACCACCTTCACGCTGTGGGCCCCGGCCGCGGAACGGGTCGAGCTGGCCCTGATCGCGGACGACGGCAGCCAGCGGAACCTGGACCTCAGCCACACCGGTGAGTTCTGGACCGGGTTCGTGCCCGGTGTCGGCGCCGGCCAGCGGTACGGGTACCGCGTGCACGGTCCGTTCGACCCGTCGCACGGGCTGCGCTTCAACCCGTCCAAGCTGCTGCTCGACCCGTACGCGCGGGCCGTCGACGGCTCGCTGGACTTCTCCAGTCCGCTGATCTACGACTCGTCCGACGGCGATTCGGCCGGCCACGTCCCGGTCGGGGTCGTCGTCGCGGACTCCGATCCGCCGCCTCCGATCAGCAGACCGGTGCACTGGGGCGAGACGGTCATCTACGAGCTGCACACGAAGGGCTTCACGAAGCGGCATCCCGACGTACCTGAGCATCAGCAGGGCACGTACGCCGGGCTCGCGCATCCGTCGGTGATCCGGTACCTGACCGATCTCGGCGTGACGTCGGTGGAGTTGCTGCCGATCCACCACTTCCTGACCGAGCCGTCGATCGCCGCGCGCGGCCTGCCGAACTACTGGGGCTACAACAGCCTCGGTTTCTTCGCGCCGCATGCGCCGTACTCGTCGTCCGGTTCGCGCGGTGAGCAGGTCGCCGAGTTCAAGGCGATGGTCGCCGCGTTCCATGCCGCGGGTATCGAGGTGATCCTCGACGTGGTCTACAACCACACCGCCGAGGGCGGGTTCGACGGGCCGACGCTGAGCTTCCGCGGTATCGACAACCGCGCGTACTACCGGCTCGCGCACGGGGCCGCGATGTACGACGTGACCGGCACCGGCAACTCGGTCGACACCTCGCACCCGCAGGTACGGCGGCTGGTGATGGACTCGCTGCGCTACTGGGTCGAGGAGATGGGCGTCGACGGGTTCCGGTTCGACCTCGCCGTGACGCTGGTGCGGAACGAGCGGCACGAGGTCGACATCCCGGGGCACCCGTTCCTCGCCGAGGTCGCGGCCGACCCGGTGCTCGGCCGGGTCAAGCTGATCGCCGAGCCGTGGGACGTCGGCCCGTTCGGCTACCAGGTCGGCAACTTCGGCCCGCCGTGGTCGGAGTGGAACGGTAAATTCCGCGACAGCGTCCGCGACGTCTGGCGCAACACCTCCGACGGCGTCAAGGACCTCGCCTACCGGCTGTCCGGGTCGAGCGATCTGTACGGCGACGACGGGCGGTACCCGTACGCGTCGATCAACTTCGTCACCGCGCACGACGGGTTCACCCTGCGGGACCTGGTCAGCTACGACCACAAGCACAACGAGGCGAACCGCGAGGACAACCGCGACGGCACCGACGACAACCGCTCCTGGAACTGCGGCGTCGAGGGCGAGACCGACGACCGGCGCGTGATCGCGTTACGCAAACGCCAGATGGCGAACCTGATGTCGACGCTGATCCTGTCCACCGGCGTACCGATGATCACCGCCGGCGACGAGTGCGGCCGCACGCAGCACGGCAACAACAACGCCTACTGCCAGGACAACGAGATCTCCTGGTTCGACTGGTCGCTGCCCGCGGCATGGTCCGACCAACTCGAGCTGACCAAGCAGCTGATCGCACTGCGGTCCGCGCACCCCGCCCTGCGCCAGTGGCACTACTTCTCCGGCGGGCCCGTCGTCCCGGGCGGCCGCAAGGACCTGTCCTGGATCGCCCCGCACGGCGGCGAGATGACCGACGCCGACTGGTTCGACGGCAACCTCCGCACCATCGGCATGTTCCTGGCCGGCGACGCCCTGCGAGCCACCGACGCCGAAGGCAACGCCCTCACCGACAGCTCGTTCCTCCTCGCCCTCAACGCCACCCCGCAAACCCAGCCCGTCGTCGTCCCCGACGCCTCCTGGGCCCCCGCCTACGAGGTAGTCCTCGACACCAGCCACAGCATGGTCACCGAAGTAGAAGCCGGCGCCACCGTCCCTCTCGCCCCTCGCTGCCTGGTCCTACTGCGCGCCCTCTAA